The following proteins are encoded in a genomic region of Bacillus sp. FJAT-22090:
- a CDS encoding nuclease-related domain-containing protein, with amino-acid sequence MIIQKNKSNITSTRIGELGENKVNLQHDQLTKNSIYLSDVLIHNNKAESGYSQIDHVIFNPYVIFVVETKNYSGTIYGDRSGAKWSVNGKFPMMNPFNQNYGHIQAIKRILDTADDTQFVSITSVVLQKKSLFN; translated from the coding sequence ATGATAATACAAAAAAACAAATCCAATATTACCTCTACAAGAATTGGTGAGCTTGGTGAAAATAAGGTAAATCTACAACATGACCAACTAACTAAGAACAGTATATATCTAAGCGATGTGTTAATTCATAACAATAAAGCAGAGTCAGGTTATTCACAAATAGACCATGTTATCTTTAATCCTTATGTGATATTTGTTGTAGAGACTAAAAACTACTCTGGTACTATTTATGGAGATAGGAGCGGAGCTAAGTGGAGTGTCAATGGAAAATTTCCAATGATGAATCCATTTAATCAGAATTATGGTCATATACAAGCGATTAAAAGAATTCTAGATACAGCTGATGATACACAATTTGTATCAATTACTTCGGTGGTATTACAAAAGAAGAGCTTGTTCAATTAA
- a CDS encoding pentapeptide repeat-containing protein, with amino-acid sequence MYEKYSLVELQKEPIHSNLNQVKILDEDLYNVKLLQINILRSKLINLGMKNSEFSSLSIKRSSLENCYLRYAKFVNVDFTGSTFIDCDLENAKFNSCNLRYVKFRNCKLNIKEVLGCLPTEANLKLALLKELRKNQLDLGDNQSSDELLVKIIDTEKELFLARALCKTSYYREKEDVSSRIVSFYHFIILVMNDFVWGYGLKLTRLFRTAFLTILIFAFLIYILTGEDYLATSVTGSIKTELNFWQSLYASYTNFTAVGYGHYTPIGLGSKLLFVVENIFGLIFFGLLISGIYRRIVK; translated from the coding sequence ATGTATGAAAAATATAGTTTAGTTGAATTACAGAAAGAGCCTATACATTCTAATTTAAATCAAGTTAAAATTCTTGATGAAGATTTATATAACGTGAAATTATTACAAATTAATATATTGAGAAGCAAATTAATAAATTTAGGAATGAAAAACTCTGAATTTTCTTCCCTATCAATAAAAAGGTCTTCTTTGGAAAATTGTTATTTACGATATGCGAAATTTGTGAATGTAGATTTTACTGGTTCAACTTTTATTGATTGTGATTTAGAAAACGCTAAGTTCAATTCATGTAATTTAAGATATGTGAAATTCAGGAATTGCAAATTAAATATTAAAGAAGTATTGGGCTGTTTACCGACGGAAGCAAACTTAAAACTTGCTTTGTTGAAAGAATTAAGGAAAAATCAATTAGACTTAGGTGATAACCAATCGAGTGACGAATTATTAGTGAAAATTATTGACACTGAAAAAGAACTTTTTTTAGCAAGGGCATTGTGTAAGACAAGTTATTATCGAGAAAAGGAAGATGTGTCTTCAAGAATTGTATCATTTTATCATTTTATTATCTTAGTGATGAATGATTTTGTTTGGGGTTACGGTTTAAAATTAACTCGTTTGTTTAGAACCGCATTCTTAACGATTTTAATATTTGCTTTTTTAATATATATCTTAACAGGTGAGGATTATCTTGCTACATCTGTAACTGGAAGCATCAAGACCGAACTAAACTTTTGGCAATCTTTGTACGCAAGTTATACTAATTTTACAGCTGTTGGATACGGACATTACACACCAATTGGATTAGGGAGTAAACTACTTTTTGTAGTTGAGAATATTTTTGGATTAATTTTCTTTGGTTTATTAATTTCTGGTATATACAGGAGGATAGTGAAGTGA
- a CDS encoding nucleotidyltransferase domain-containing protein: protein MNKYYDFEQIEGLLSIVLFGSKARGEEDDFSDVDIFLLVEDIPQDRIEEIIDILKSKLLFDNIRISLYQISTYKQLLLEGSMFIWHLKLEGRIIYKKSNINLYNNLVPFTKFQYNLSLYKKLYINAKASLKANGMNEFDLSQLFFICRNVCLLTCFKLSYPTFGRISVYDKLLEIIGVLPLSRENYILLSRWRLSYTRAIDLNLNFPTGVNMLKILAEIDNLFTLSREIIESGGQNVGKITKHEDILEKIEKRQNFSI, encoded by the coding sequence GTGAATAAATATTATGACTTTGAACAAATAGAAGGATTGTTAAGTATAGTTCTTTTCGGTTCAAAAGCAAGAGGAGAGGAAGATGATTTTTCAGATGTGGATATATTTCTATTGGTTGAGGATATTCCACAAGATAGAATAGAAGAAATCATAGATATCTTAAAAAGTAAATTATTATTTGATAACATCAGAATATCTCTTTATCAAATAAGTACATACAAACAATTGTTATTGGAAGGCTCAATGTTTATATGGCATTTAAAACTTGAAGGTAGAATCATTTATAAAAAATCAAATATCAATTTATATAACAACTTAGTTCCATTCACCAAGTTTCAGTATAACCTTTCACTGTATAAAAAACTTTATATAAATGCAAAAGCAAGTTTGAAGGCAAATGGAATGAATGAATTTGATTTATCCCAATTATTTTTTATTTGTAGAAATGTATGTCTTCTTACTTGTTTTAAGCTATCTTATCCTACCTTTGGTAGAATTTCAGTTTACGATAAACTACTTGAAATTATTGGCGTTTTACCTCTTAGTAGAGAAAATTATATTTTATTATCTAGATGGAGACTAAGCTATACTCGAGCAATTGATTTAAATTTAAATTTTCCTACAGGAGTAAATATGTTAAAGATTTTAGCAGAAATTGATAACTTATTTACCTTATCGAGGGAGATTATTGAAAGTGGAGGACAAAATGTTGGAAAAATTACCAAACATGAAGATATTCTTGAAAAAATTGAAAAAAGACAAAACTTTAGTATTTAA
- a CDS encoding universal stress protein: MTLKYKQILVAVDGSKEAELAFKKSVSIAARNNATLNLINIIDTRSFAAIEAYDRSIAERAQVFAEELLDGYKKEALAGGVANVNIIVEYGSPKTMISKDIANKVEADLIICGATGLNTVERFLIGSVSEYIVRSSKCDVLVVRTEETES; encoded by the coding sequence ATGACATTAAAATACAAACAAATTCTAGTTGCAGTAGATGGTTCTAAAGAGGCGGAGCTTGCTTTTAAAAAATCTGTATCCATTGCAGCAAGAAACAATGCCACTTTAAACTTGATTAACATTATTGATACAAGATCATTTGCTGCAATCGAGGCTTATGACCGCTCTATCGCTGAACGAGCTCAAGTTTTTGCAGAAGAATTATTAGATGGATATAAAAAAGAAGCTCTTGCAGGCGGCGTTGCAAATGTGAACATAATCGTTGAGTATGGCTCACCAAAAACAATGATTTCAAAAGACATCGCAAACAAAGTAGAAGCAGATTTAATTATCTGTGGGGCAACTGGTTTAAACACAGTAGAACGCTTCCTTATCGGTAGTGTATCTGAATACATCGTTCGCTCCTCAAAGTGTGATGTTCTAGTAGTTCGTACTGAAGAAACAGAAAGTTAA
- the ald gene encoding alanine dehydrogenase encodes MRIGVPKETKNNENRVAMTPAGVVTLKLHNHEVIIETGAGLGSSFTDEDYIAAGATIVNTAQEAWNQEMVMKVKEPTHDEFHLIKEESILFTYLHLAPEEDLTKVLLEKKVTAIAYETVQLPNNSLPLLTPMSEVAGRMATQIGAQYLEKINGGKGILLGGVPGVPRAKVAVVGGGIAGTNAAHIAVGMGAQVTIIDLNPDRLRQLEDLFGSNVQTLISNPYNIGQAVKEADLVVGAVLIPGAKAPKLVSEEMIKSMSPGSVVIDIAIDQGGIFETSDRITTHDNPTYEKHGVVHYAVANMPGAVPRTSTMALTNATVPYALQIANKGYQQACLDNLALQKGINTLAGHVTFKAVAEAQNLPYVDVTTLLN; translated from the coding sequence ATGCGTATTGGTGTACCAAAAGAAACTAAAAATAACGAAAATCGTGTGGCTATGACGCCTGCGGGTGTAGTTACTTTAAAACTTCACAATCATGAAGTGATTATTGAAACTGGAGCGGGATTAGGTTCAAGTTTTACAGATGAGGATTATATTGCAGCAGGTGCAACAATTGTAAATACTGCACAAGAAGCATGGAATCAAGAAATGGTTATGAAAGTAAAGGAACCTACTCATGATGAGTTTCATCTGATTAAAGAAGAATCCATCCTTTTTACTTATCTACATTTAGCACCTGAAGAAGATTTGACAAAGGTTCTATTAGAAAAGAAAGTAACTGCTATTGCTTACGAAACGGTTCAACTTCCGAATAATTCATTACCACTATTAACGCCAATGAGTGAAGTTGCTGGTCGTATGGCAACACAAATTGGTGCACAATATTTAGAGAAAATTAATGGCGGTAAAGGAATTTTACTTGGTGGTGTTCCAGGAGTACCACGTGCGAAAGTTGCAGTTGTAGGTGGGGGAATTGCTGGAACAAATGCAGCTCACATAGCTGTAGGTATGGGTGCACAAGTTACAATCATCGATTTAAATCCTGATCGTCTTCGTCAGTTAGAAGATTTATTTGGTAGTAATGTTCAAACATTAATTTCAAATCCATATAATATCGGACAAGCAGTAAAAGAAGCAGACTTAGTAGTAGGAGCAGTTTTAATTCCTGGTGCAAAAGCTCCAAAACTTGTTTCAGAAGAAATGATTAAATCGATGTCTCCTGGCTCTGTTGTAATTGATATTGCAATCGACCAAGGTGGAATTTTTGAAACTTCTGATCGCATTACAACGCATGATAACCCAACTTATGAAAAGCATGGTGTTGTTCATTATGCAGTTGCTAATATGCCAGGAGCAGTTCCTAGAACTTCAACAATGGCACTAACGAATGCAACTGTTCCGTATGCTTTGCAAATTGCTAACAAAGGATATCAACAAGCTTGCTTGGATAATCTAGCATTACAAAAAGGTATCAATACTTTAGCTGGTCATGTTACTTTTAAAGCGGTTGCGGAAGCACAAAATCTTCCTTATGTAGATGTTACAACGCTTTTAAACTAA
- the crcB gene encoding fluoride efflux transporter CrcB: MAYLLVGVAGALGALLRYLIGLLLFTDSIFPFATLAVNLVGCYILAYLSSVVLPKSRLPLTLQTAITTGFLGAFTTFSTFSLETVELVNRGEYLMSIVYVLISMIGGILMSKLGWKSEGSK, translated from the coding sequence ATGGCATATTTGCTTGTAGGAGTAGCTGGAGCACTAGGGGCATTATTAAGGTATTTAATCGGACTTTTATTGTTTACAGACTCTATATTCCCTTTTGCCACATTAGCGGTTAATTTAGTAGGTTGTTATATACTCGCTTACTTATCATCAGTAGTACTGCCAAAAAGTAGGCTACCTTTGACTTTACAAACTGCCATAACTACGGGATTTTTAGGTGCTTTTACAACTTTCTCTACATTTAGTTTGGAAACAGTGGAATTAGTTAATAGAGGTGAATATCTAATGTCTATAGTATACGTATTGATCAGTATGATTGGTGGCATTCTGATGAGTAAATTAGGTTGGAAGAGTGAGGGAAGTAAATGA
- a CDS encoding FluC/FEX family fluoride channel translates to MSILHLGAVAIGGFIGSIVRFYISQKLNNPDHKLPFGTLLVNLSGSFLLGYSIHLGLDKYHVLLLGVGFLGAFTTFSTFNKELLTLQKYPRKWLIYFAATYLGGLGLAFLGFYIGK, encoded by the coding sequence ATGAGTATTTTACATCTTGGCGCTGTAGCTATTGGAGGGTTTATAGGATCCATCGTTCGATTTTACATATCCCAAAAGCTTAACAATCCTGATCATAAATTACCGTTTGGCACACTTCTTGTTAATTTAAGCGGATCTTTCTTATTGGGGTACAGTATTCATTTAGGTCTTGATAAATATCATGTTCTACTTCTAGGAGTAGGATTTCTCGGTGCTTTTACAACCTTTTCAACCTTTAATAAAGAATTACTTACACTTCAAAAATATCCTCGAAAATGGCTTATCTATTTTGCCGCTACCTATTTGGGAGGCCTAGGCTTAGCATTTCTAGGATTCTATATAGGAAAATAA
- a CDS encoding M24 family metallopeptidase, with product MKQVERIQSFLKSNNIDAAFITTPDNVFYFTGFRSNPHERLLGVLIFKDAAPFIICPQMEVPDALATGWTGDIVGHQDTENAWDIVVQTIQNKVGVINSLAIEKAHLTVERQEAILERIPAIQISRIDEAINKLRVIKTEDELVNMRKAAELADFAIEVGCKEIAEGKTELEILNAIENAVKEKGGYQMSFDTMVLSGPKTASPHGNPGDRKIQKGDFILFDLGVVYNGYCSDITRTVAFGEPTEEKREVYETVRRAEEAAVNAVKPGVTAMELDKIARDVITDAGYGEYFTHRLGHGLGISVHEFPSITGVNEMKLETGMVFTIEPGIYHQDITGVRIEDDVVVTENGVEVLTKFPKELIVL from the coding sequence ATGAAACAAGTAGAAAGAATTCAAAGTTTTTTAAAGTCTAATAATATTGACGCTGCATTCATAACGACTCCAGATAATGTATTTTATTTTACTGGATTTAGAAGCAATCCGCATGAACGTTTGCTTGGTGTTTTAATTTTTAAGGATGCTGCACCATTTATCATTTGTCCGCAAATGGAAGTTCCAGATGCTTTGGCAACTGGTTGGACTGGTGATATTGTTGGTCACCAAGATACGGAAAATGCTTGGGATATCGTAGTTCAAACCATTCAAAACAAAGTTGGCGTTATCAACTCATTAGCAATTGAAAAAGCACATTTAACTGTCGAACGCCAAGAAGCTATACTAGAGAGAATACCTGCGATTCAAATTTCAAGAATCGATGAGGCGATCAATAAATTACGTGTTATTAAAACAGAAGATGAATTGGTAAATATGAGAAAAGCTGCTGAGCTTGCTGATTTTGCAATTGAAGTAGGTTGCAAAGAAATTGCTGAAGGAAAAACAGAGCTAGAAATTTTAAATGCAATAGAAAATGCAGTAAAAGAAAAAGGCGGATATCAAATGTCCTTTGATACGATGGTATTAAGCGGACCTAAAACGGCTTCTCCACATGGTAATCCTGGTGATCGTAAAATACAAAAAGGTGACTTTATCCTATTTGATTTAGGCGTTGTTTATAATGGCTACTGCTCAGATATTACTAGAACTGTAGCATTTGGTGAACCAACAGAGGAAAAACGTGAAGTTTATGAGACTGTACGCCGTGCTGAAGAGGCTGCAGTAAATGCAGTCAAACCTGGTGTAACTGCTATGGAGCTTGATAAAATTGCTCGAGACGTAATTACAGACGCTGGATACGGAGAGTATTTTACACATCGTTTAGGCCACGGTCTTGGGATTTCAGTACATGAATTTCCATCGATCACTGGTGTAAATGAGATGAAACTAGAAACTGGCATGGTATTCACTATTGAGCCAGGAATATACCATCAGGATATAACAGGTGTACGTATTGAAGATGATGTGGTCGTTACAGAAAATGGTGTTGAGGTACTTACAAAGTTTCCTAAGGAATTGATAGTTCTATAA
- a CDS encoding metal-dependent hydrolase: MQISYHGHSVVKIKTNTHTILIDPFITGNGLTDLTASEEKPDVILLTHGHNDHVGDTIEIAKQSNALVVAPFELAAYLGTKGLNTHEMGLGGAYEFDFGQVKFTQAFHSSSFTSNEDGTIYTGMPAGILFTAEGKTIYHAGDTALFGDMQLIGQRNNIDVAFLPIGDNFTMGPKDAAYATELLKPKVVVPIHYNTFPPIKQDPNHFKELVSTAEVQILQAGEMVRL; this comes from the coding sequence ATGCAAATTAGTTATCATGGACATTCTGTAGTAAAAATTAAAACAAATACGCACACGATTTTAATCGATCCTTTTATCACCGGAAATGGTTTAACTGATTTAACGGCCTCTGAGGAAAAGCCAGATGTAATTTTATTGACACATGGACATAATGATCATGTCGGAGACACTATTGAAATTGCAAAGCAGTCTAATGCACTTGTTGTAGCGCCTTTTGAGCTTGCTGCTTATCTAGGTACAAAGGGTTTAAATACACATGAAATGGGTTTAGGTGGAGCATATGAATTTGATTTTGGACAAGTAAAGTTTACACAAGCATTCCATAGTTCTTCTTTTACTTCAAATGAAGATGGAACAATTTACACTGGTATGCCAGCTGGAATATTATTTACCGCAGAAGGTAAGACCATCTACCATGCAGGTGATACAGCCCTGTTCGGAGATATGCAACTAATTGGGCAGAGAAATAATATTGACGTAGCATTTTTACCAATAGGTGATAATTTTACTATGGGTCCAAAAGACGCAGCCTATGCTACTGAACTATTAAAGCCAAAGGTAGTTGTCCCGATACATTACAATACTTTCCCACCTATAAAACAAGACCCAAATCATTTTAAGGAATTAGTGTCAACTGCAGAAGTACAAATACTACAAGCGGGTGAGATGGTAAGACTGTAA
- a CDS encoding DRTGG domain-containing protein, protein MTTKHEQILAYIEKLPVGDKISVRQIAKDLTVSEGTAYRAIKEAENRRLVSTIERVGTIRIELKKKEHFERLTYAEVVNIVDGQVLGGKSGLYKTLNKFVIGAMQLEDMMRYVEPSNLLIVGNRLQVHESGLRAGAAVLVTGGFDVSDRTKKLADDLELPVISTSYDTFTVATMINRAIDDQLIKKDVLLIEDIYVPLKDTSFLRTNDLINRYHELNQLTTHGGFPVVDKSNKLVGIVTARDVIGKDSQELIDKVMTRNPISITLKTSVASASHRMIWEGIDLLPVVGDNNSLKGVISRQDVLKALQAASRQPQNGETIDDIVKQQIKLISAEEYIFEFIVTPQMTNHYGAMSYGAFSILLTETGAQTLKIRKRGESVVENMTIYYTKPIQIESILRIHAKVLEMSRKVAKMDIEVFNEKQLVGKAMVTYQMLER, encoded by the coding sequence ATGACAACAAAACATGAGCAAATTTTAGCGTATATAGAAAAACTTCCTGTTGGGGATAAAATATCTGTTAGACAAATAGCGAAAGATTTAACGGTAAGTGAAGGGACAGCATACCGTGCGATAAAAGAAGCAGAAAACAGAAGGCTAGTTAGTACAATTGAACGAGTTGGAACGATTCGAATTGAACTAAAGAAAAAAGAACATTTTGAAAGATTAACTTATGCTGAAGTAGTAAATATAGTAGATGGACAAGTATTGGGTGGGAAGTCTGGTCTTTACAAAACACTAAATAAGTTCGTTATAGGTGCTATGCAATTAGAAGACATGATGCGTTATGTAGAGCCGAGTAACTTGTTAATTGTGGGAAATCGTCTTCAAGTACATGAATCAGGACTGCGAGCAGGAGCAGCAGTACTTGTAACCGGTGGATTTGACGTTTCTGATAGAACAAAAAAACTAGCGGACGATTTGGAGTTGCCAGTAATATCAACAAGCTATGATACTTTTACGGTTGCTACAATGATCAATCGGGCAATTGATGATCAACTGATTAAAAAAGATGTACTTTTAATTGAAGATATTTATGTTCCTTTAAAAGATACATCTTTTCTTCGTACAAATGATCTAATTAATCGCTATCATGAATTAAACCAATTGACAACACATGGAGGATTCCCAGTAGTTGATAAATCGAACAAGCTCGTGGGCATTGTGACGGCAAGAGATGTAATTGGTAAAGATAGTCAAGAGCTAATCGACAAAGTAATGACGAGAAATCCAATATCCATCACGCTTAAAACTAGTGTCGCTTCAGCAAGTCATCGTATGATTTGGGAAGGAATAGATTTGTTACCCGTAGTAGGTGATAACAATTCCTTAAAAGGTGTCATTAGTAGACAGGATGTATTGAAAGCATTACAAGCTGCTTCAAGACAGCCTCAAAACGGAGAAACTATAGACGATATTGTAAAGCAGCAAATTAAACTAATTTCTGCTGAAGAATACATTTTTGAGTTTATAGTAACTCCGCAGATGACGAATCATTACGGTGCTATGTCGTATGGCGCATTCTCTATATTATTGACAGAAACAGGGGCCCAAACCTTGAAAATTCGAAAACGAGGAGAAAGCGTAGTAGAAAATATGACGATTTACTATACGAAGCCTATCCAGATAGAAAGTATTTTACGAATCCATGCTAAAGTATTAGAAATGAGCCGTAAAGTAGCAAAAATGGACATAGAAGTATTTAATGAGAAACAGTTAGTCGGAAAAGCAATGGTTACTTATCAAATGCTCGAACGATGA
- a CDS encoding YtpI family protein, translating into MILNFIFILAIVVSFVWYFYFKTKQFRTTLPIRKKWFAAKASICLGAFILFFGLNFLIVFPSTLTYVISAIFILLGGYFMYHNYKVSKHYGQFVQEELDLNK; encoded by the coding sequence ATGATACTTAATTTTATCTTTATACTAGCCATCGTTGTTTCATTTGTTTGGTATTTTTATTTTAAAACGAAACAATTTCGCACCACTTTACCTATTCGAAAAAAATGGTTTGCCGCTAAAGCATCTATTTGTTTGGGAGCATTTATACTTTTTTTTGGATTAAATTTTCTTATCGTGTTCCCATCAACTCTTACATATGTAATCTCCGCAATTTTTATCCTTCTGGGAGGGTATTTTATGTATCATAATTATAAAGTATCCAAGCATTATGGACAATTCGTTCAAGAGGAATTAGATTTAAATAAATAA
- a CDS encoding DHH family phosphoesterase — protein MKRQIIDTIERYDKIIIHRHVRPDPDAYGSQIGLKELISLNYPNKKVFATGIHENTLDFLARPDKVLDEDFQDALIIVTDTANTERIDDDRYKLGSYLIKIDHHPNDDAYGDLLWVNTSASSVSEMICELFEEAKEYRSWKLDASIARLLFAGIVGDTGRFMFQSTTLQTMKYAGQLLSHGFDRTELFNGMYEVERNLLHLKGYVYENFSMDENGVGFVKLTREILQKYNVAESEASLLVSALADVKGMRCWVFFIEDEKEIRVRLRSKGPIINEIAKKYGGGGHPLASGASVKSWDEADVVIKDLKML, from the coding sequence ATGAAAAGACAAATCATAGACACAATCGAACGCTATGACAAAATAATAATACATAGACATGTACGTCCCGATCCGGATGCATATGGATCTCAAATAGGATTAAAAGAACTCATTTCATTAAACTATCCAAATAAAAAAGTATTTGCTACTGGAATTCATGAAAATACTTTAGACTTTTTAGCTCGACCAGATAAAGTTTTAGATGAAGACTTTCAAGATGCTCTTATTATTGTTACAGACACTGCAAATACAGAAAGAATAGATGATGATCGGTATAAGCTAGGTAGTTATTTGATAAAAATAGATCATCACCCAAATGATGATGCTTATGGAGATTTACTCTGGGTTAACACAAGTGCGAGCTCGGTTAGTGAAATGATTTGTGAACTATTTGAAGAAGCGAAGGAATATAGAAGCTGGAAGTTGGATGCAAGTATTGCAAGATTATTATTTGCAGGAATTGTTGGAGACACAGGAAGATTTATGTTCCAAAGTACAACGCTCCAAACAATGAAATATGCAGGACAATTGCTTTCTCATGGCTTTGATCGTACTGAACTGTTCAATGGTATGTATGAGGTTGAACGTAACTTACTTCATTTAAAAGGCTATGTATATGAAAACTTTAGCATGGATGAAAATGGTGTAGGCTTTGTTAAATTGACAAGAGAAATATTACAAAAATACAATGTTGCAGAATCGGAAGCTTCTTTATTAGTAAGTGCTTTAGCGGACGTAAAAGGAATGAGATGTTGGGTATTCTTTATCGAGGATGAAAAAGAAATTCGTGTTCGCCTTCGTTCAAAAGGTCCGATTATTAACGAAATTGCCAAAAAATATGGTGGTGGAGGGCATCCACTAGCTTCAGGAGCTTCCGTAAAGTCGTGGGATGAAGCAGATGTTGTCATTAAGGATTTAAAAATGCTGTAA